One window of Candidatus Neomarinimicrobiota bacterium genomic DNA carries:
- a CDS encoding biotin--[acetyl-CoA-carboxylase] ligase yields the protein MAFSQLVQANLSTQVIGRKIEYYQILKSTNSEAWNLIYAGAQHGIVVITDHQTRGKGRGKNSWVSSPNNSLTFSVVLKPNEIPYSSLFSLSAGIAIAKTLQFFGIQSNLKWPNDILIHQKKVSGILCETKFRASNPSALVIGIGLNVNEKVEDLQTELSESSTSMSIESGMIFQRERVMAESLNFLEEYLFKSDEEIIKEWAQFCGHIGKNISFRDGKEKMRGKFIGLTNSGAAVVNINGTETEFSSPIITIEN from the coding sequence GTGGCTTTTTCCCAACTCGTTCAAGCCAATCTTTCTACCCAAGTTATCGGAAGGAAAATTGAATATTATCAAATTCTAAAATCCACCAATTCCGAAGCATGGAATTTAATATATGCCGGCGCTCAACATGGAATCGTGGTGATTACCGATCATCAGACCAGGGGAAAAGGAAGAGGAAAAAACTCGTGGGTTTCAAGCCCGAATAACAGTTTGACATTTTCCGTAGTCCTAAAGCCAAATGAAATACCATATTCTTCGCTATTTTCACTTTCTGCGGGGATTGCAATTGCAAAAACGTTACAGTTTTTTGGAATACAGTCGAATCTCAAATGGCCCAATGATATTTTGATCCATCAAAAAAAAGTAAGTGGAATTTTATGCGAAACAAAATTCCGAGCGTCAAACCCATCCGCTTTGGTAATCGGCATTGGATTAAATGTGAATGAAAAAGTTGAAGATTTGCAAACAGAATTATCCGAATCTTCAACATCCATGTCCATAGAATCCGGTATGATCTTTCAGCGCGAACGGGTAATGGCAGAAAGTCTTAATTTTCTTGAGGAATATCTTTTTAAGTCTGATGAAGAAATTATTAAAGAATGGGCCCAATTTTGTGGACATATTGGGAAAAACATTTCCTTTAGAGATGGTAAAGAAAAAATGCGCGGAAAATTTATCGGCCTGACTAATTCCGGGGCGGCAGTTGTCAATATAAATGGTACAGAAACAGAATTCTCTTCTCCAATTATTACGATCGAGAATTAA
- a CDS encoding methylmalonyl-CoA mutase: MPEKSGQFPFTRGLYPNMYKDRLWTMRQYAGFTSAEESNRRYRFLLEQGVTGLSVAFDLPTQIGFDSDHSMATGEVGRVGVPISTIEDMEILLKNIPLDQVSTSMTINATAPILLAFYIVAAENKGINKAKLRGTIQNDILKEYIARGTYIYPPDVSMRLVTDIFDYCSNHLPNWNSISISGYHIREAGSTAAQELAFTFANGIAYVQAAINCGLDVNTFGKRLSFFFNAHNDFLTEIAKFRAARKLWATIMKERFHTTNEKAMMCRFHTQTGGSTLSAQQIDNNVVRTTIQALSAVLGGTQSLHTNSRDEALSLPTDESAKLALRTQQIIAHESGVTQFADPLGGSEIIEKLTVTLEKEALSIITEIDEMGGALSAIESGWVQNEIARSAYEYQKNVDSKKQVIVGVNKFMDDTEPDFELLEISSKAEEKQITRLIAFRSSRDSSECSNALAKLRSHAKGTDNLIPSIIECVRKKCTLGEISDTLREIFGEHQI, translated from the coding sequence ATGCCTGAAAAGTCGGGGCAATTCCCCTTTACCCGCGGCCTCTATCCGAATATGTATAAAGACCGCCTCTGGACCATGCGTCAATATGCCGGATTTACGTCTGCGGAAGAATCTAATCGACGGTATCGTTTTTTATTAGAGCAAGGTGTTACAGGTTTATCGGTTGCTTTTGATCTGCCCACACAAATAGGGTTTGACTCAGACCATAGCATGGCCACAGGCGAAGTCGGCCGGGTTGGCGTTCCCATTTCCACGATTGAAGATATGGAAATCCTGCTAAAAAATATACCATTAGACCAAGTTTCAACATCCATGACCATTAATGCAACCGCTCCAATTCTATTAGCCTTTTATATTGTAGCCGCAGAAAACAAAGGCATCAACAAAGCAAAACTTCGCGGCACTATCCAAAATGACATCCTGAAAGAATATATCGCTCGTGGAACCTATATTTATCCACCGGATGTTTCTATGAGGCTGGTGACAGATATTTTTGATTATTGTTCTAATCACCTGCCAAATTGGAATTCTATTTCTATTTCCGGGTACCATATTCGGGAAGCCGGGTCCACCGCGGCGCAGGAATTGGCCTTTACCTTTGCTAATGGAATCGCATATGTCCAGGCTGCTATTAATTGCGGATTGGATGTAAACACCTTTGGAAAACGCCTATCTTTCTTTTTTAATGCTCATAACGATTTCTTAACTGAGATAGCAAAATTTCGCGCGGCACGGAAACTCTGGGCCACCATCATGAAGGAACGTTTCCATACAACAAATGAAAAAGCTATGATGTGCCGGTTTCACACCCAAACCGGTGGCTCTACCCTCTCGGCACAACAAATTGATAACAATGTTGTGCGTACTACCATTCAAGCGCTTTCTGCTGTATTGGGCGGAACACAATCACTGCATACTAACTCGCGAGATGAGGCGTTGTCTTTACCAACTGATGAATCGGCAAAATTGGCGCTCAGAACACAACAAATAATCGCTCATGAATCCGGAGTTACACAATTTGCAGATCCACTTGGCGGAAGTGAAATAATTGAAAAACTTACTGTAACTCTTGAAAAAGAAGCACTATCGATCATAACAGAAATTGATGAAATGGGCGGAGCGCTTTCTGCGATTGAATCCGGATGGGTGCAAAATGAAATTGCCCGAAGCGCATATGAATATCAGAAAAATGTAGATTCAAAAAAACAAGTGATTGTTGGAGTGAATAAATTTATGGACGACACGGAACCTGATTTCGAATTGCTTGAAATCAGCAGTAAGGCTGAAGAAAAACAAATTACTCGGCTTATTGCATTCAGAAGTTCTAGAGATTCTTCAGAATGCTCCAATGCTTTGGCTAAACTCCGATCACACGCAAAAGGTACTGATAATCTCATCCCCTCAATTATTGAATGCGTACGAAAAAAATGCACATTGGGAGAAATCTCTGATACATTAAGAGAAATATTCGGCGAACATCAAATATAA
- a CDS encoding N(4)-(beta-N-acetylglucosaminyl)-L-asparaginase, translating to MKRRNFLKTGAIGLFAPKAVFGNTELKTNKNDPILLSTWDHGLPANEAGLISFQNGGNAMDAAEAGARIPEADPKSTSVGFGGLPDEKGNVTLDACVMDSTGNAGSVAFVQNIKHPVSVARKVMEDTKHVMLVGEGARQFAVSQGFEEMNLLTDESKAAWEKWKKKRREMTPHETHDTISVLAQDKNGDLAGACTTSGWAYKMHGRVGDSPIIGAGLFVDNEIGCAAATGLGEEVIKTTGSFLVVELMRQGYEPTEACEEALKRVIKKHHGNPDFQVAYIAIRKDGRNGFACLKNGFDYALVQGGDNKLHKIKGMI from the coding sequence ATGAAACGCAGAAATTTCTTAAAAACAGGTGCAATTGGGTTGTTTGCGCCAAAGGCAGTATTTGGTAACACTGAACTCAAAACCAATAAAAATGATCCAATTCTTTTATCCACGTGGGACCACGGTCTCCCGGCCAATGAAGCAGGATTAATTTCTTTTCAAAATGGTGGCAATGCCATGGATGCAGCAGAAGCGGGTGCACGTATTCCCGAAGCGGATCCCAAAAGTACATCCGTCGGTTTTGGCGGTCTTCCCGACGAAAAAGGGAATGTAACCTTAGATGCTTGTGTCATGGATTCTACCGGCAATGCAGGGTCAGTCGCTTTTGTTCAGAATATTAAACATCCTGTATCAGTGGCACGAAAAGTGATGGAAGATACAAAACACGTAATGCTTGTGGGAGAAGGGGCAAGACAATTTGCTGTTTCACAAGGATTTGAAGAAATGAATCTGCTTACGGATGAATCTAAAGCAGCATGGGAAAAGTGGAAAAAGAAACGTCGCGAAATGACACCCCATGAAACACACGATACAATTTCAGTCTTAGCCCAAGATAAAAATGGTGACTTGGCCGGCGCATGCACCACCAGTGGCTGGGCCTATAAAATGCATGGCAGAGTGGGGGACAGTCCTATTATTGGTGCCGGCCTTTTTGTTGATAATGAAATTGGCTGCGCCGCCGCAACAGGATTAGGTGAAGAAGTAATCAAGACGACTGGAAGTTTCTTGGTGGTGGAACTCATGCGGCAAGGTTACGAACCAACGGAAGCATGTGAAGAAGCATTGAAGCGCGTGATAAAAAAACATCATGGCAATCCCGATTTTCAAGTTGCTTATATTGCTATTCGGAAAGACGGCAGGAATGGGTTTGCGTGTCTAAAAAATGGGTTTGATTATGCTTTGGTACAAGGTGGGGATAATAAACTGCATAAAATAAAGGGGATGATTTAA
- a CDS encoding cation transporter codes for MFERFTQYWVPKGKEPAGVYRINIGVFQGWISVLINTILFVLKLMIGVMAGAISVIADAFHTLADVIGSLVVIWGFHESKKPPDPTHPYGYGRAEYIATLIIAVFLGVAGIEFVQASFERIMVPTPINPEWWMIYMISFTVIIKEITARYGEFLSKKIASGTLHADAWHHRSDALSSLIVVFALIASKMGYLSFDGWAGLGVAAFILWTGFHIARDAVDDLLGKPPTEDELETIREMVVQVDGVLGIHDITVHSYGREKFISMHIEIDADEPPAQAHDISEKVEDVVKKNLNVEPTVHMDPIHPQHPIVNELRDHLNHYCESNDQITNVHDIRVVDTPEHQVILFGMNLTSNITHTNFITCENEIRDSVKSKFPEFEVEIKVSPYHRY; via the coding sequence ATGTTTGAACGCTTCACACAATATTGGGTGCCCAAGGGAAAAGAACCCGCAGGTGTTTACAGGATAAATATCGGTGTTTTTCAAGGCTGGATTTCAGTCTTAATCAATACCATTCTTTTTGTGCTCAAATTAATGATCGGTGTAATGGCTGGCGCGATCAGTGTCATTGCCGACGCATTCCATACTCTGGCAGATGTCATCGGTTCGCTTGTAGTCATTTGGGGATTTCATGAATCCAAGAAACCGCCGGACCCAACCCATCCTTATGGCTATGGAAGGGCAGAGTATATAGCTACGCTCATTATTGCGGTTTTCTTGGGTGTTGCAGGGATTGAATTTGTTCAAGCATCATTTGAAAGAATCATGGTTCCGACACCTATCAATCCGGAATGGTGGATGATTTACATGATAAGTTTTACGGTAATCATTAAGGAGATCACTGCACGCTATGGAGAATTTTTATCGAAAAAAATTGCTTCCGGAACGCTTCATGCAGATGCGTGGCACCATCGTTCTGATGCACTATCTTCTTTGATTGTGGTATTTGCTTTAATCGCAAGTAAAATGGGTTATCTGTCTTTTGATGGCTGGGCCGGACTGGGTGTTGCAGCATTTATTCTTTGGACCGGATTTCATATTGCAAGAGATGCTGTGGACGACTTGCTTGGCAAACCTCCTACAGAGGACGAATTGGAAACCATTAGGGAAATGGTTGTCCAAGTGGATGGAGTATTAGGTATTCATGATATTACGGTTCACAGTTACGGCCGTGAAAAATTTATTAGTATGCACATTGAAATTGATGCCGATGAACCTCCGGCTCAAGCACATGATATTTCGGAAAAAGTTGAGGATGTCGTTAAGAAAAACCTAAACGTAGAACCTACAGTTCATATGGATCCAATTCATCCTCAACATCCAATTGTTAATGAATTAAGGGATCATTTGAATCACTATTGTGAATCTAATGATCAGATCACCAATGTTCATGATATTCGAGTTGTAGATACACCCGAACACCAAGTTATTCTTTTTGGAATGAATCTCACTTCTAACATTACTCATACTAACTTTATAACATGCGAAAATGAAATCCGAGATTCTGTTAAAAGTAAATTTCCGGAGTTCGAAGTTGAAATAAAGGTGTCGCCCTACCACCGGTACTAA
- a CDS encoding DnaJ domain-containing protein: MRISKKLLWGGFGWALGGPLGGIIGYTLASMSDNKSYRSYSYQSGSRMPNTKPGDFILSLLVLLAAVLKADKKLLKSELDYVKKFLTNQFSSQQVQEFMTLFKEILEQDYPLRDVCRQIQRSMDHPSRLELIHVLFGLSKADGQIHPLEIEVINKISNYLNINEKDYASIKAMFIGDVNGSYTVLEIHPKVTDKDVKIAYRKMATKYHPDKVAHLGEELKLLADKKFKSVNKAYQTIKKERGIN; the protein is encoded by the coding sequence ATGAGAATTAGCAAAAAACTACTCTGGGGCGGATTTGGCTGGGCGCTTGGCGGCCCACTTGGCGGCATTATTGGTTATACACTTGCATCTATGTCGGATAACAAGTCCTATAGATCTTATTCTTACCAATCGGGAAGCCGAATGCCAAACACAAAACCCGGTGACTTTATTTTATCTTTACTTGTTTTGCTCGCTGCAGTGTTAAAGGCCGACAAAAAACTGTTAAAATCAGAACTGGATTACGTAAAAAAATTCCTCACAAATCAATTTTCATCTCAGCAAGTTCAAGAATTTATGACGTTATTCAAGGAAATTTTGGAACAGGATTATCCTCTCAGGGATGTCTGCCGGCAAATCCAAAGATCCATGGACCATCCGAGCCGATTAGAATTAATCCATGTATTATTCGGTCTTTCAAAAGCGGATGGACAAATTCATCCTTTAGAAATTGAGGTTATTAATAAAATATCCAATTATCTAAATATAAATGAAAAGGATTACGCATCGATCAAAGCAATGTTTATCGGAGATGTAAATGGCTCTTACACCGTTCTTGAAATCCATCCAAAAGTAACAGACAAAGATGTGAAAATAGCCTATCGAAAAATGGCAACAAAATATCATCCCGATAAAGTTGCTCATCTGGGAGAAGAATTAAAACTTCTTGCCGATAAAAAATTCAAATCAGTAAATAAAGCCTACCAAACGATTAAAAAAGAACGTGGAATTAACTGA
- a CDS encoding DUF3467 domain-containing protein encodes MTDKKKNIQQINIELDDKVSGGEYSNFVVVTHSPAELVMDFTRLLPGVAKAKVHSRIVMAPPHAKAFLLALQDNLQKFEKKYGGIKSPGQDGFSDFGVKPPKESLPN; translated from the coding sequence GTGACTGATAAGAAAAAAAATATTCAGCAAATCAATATCGAATTAGACGATAAAGTCAGTGGAGGGGAATATTCAAATTTTGTCGTTGTGACGCATTCACCGGCAGAATTAGTTATGGATTTTACACGACTGTTGCCGGGTGTTGCGAAGGCCAAAGTACACTCAAGAATTGTAATGGCTCCGCCGCATGCAAAAGCATTTTTGTTAGCCCTTCAAGACAACCTTCAGAAATTTGAAAAGAAATATGGTGGAATCAAATCACCAGGTCAGGATGGATTTTCGGATTTCGGTGTAAAACCGCCCAAAGAATCTCTACCAAATTAA